In one Erythrobacteraceae bacterium WH01K genomic region, the following are encoded:
- a CDS encoding M28 family peptidase: MRKSIFAAALIATTAAVPAAAQDAGTQSANPDPGPLVSMERMQADMDTIIGFGTRHTLSAQDDPERGIGAAVDWALAEFSRTGQACGDCLEVLPVGKVVEPDGRRIPEPTLVRSAVAIQRGTERPDEVVIVQGHYDSRVTDPLNAVDDAPGANDDGSGSVMILEAARILSQREYPSTIIYALLSGEEQGLYGAGILADWIAEQGMTVKAVLNNDMIGNSCGSDGFCDEDNVRVFSEGPRADLTDDVRASQRRFGGENDSPGRNLSRWLEGVAEAHPDGMQVRQIWRTDRMGRGGDQIPFLDRGYPAVRVTVAVEDYEHQHQDLRVEDGITYGDTADELDWTYLTRVAQLNVRALDRLARAPMPPSVQADAAVRTDTLMSWDAVPGAHHYHVKVRRTFEPSWRDEVPSGTLGQEWSADVMDTGTSVELAVPLRGDDWIFGVNACSADEACSPVSSAVPAGAFAPIMATEDDSE; this comes from the coding sequence ATGCGCAAATCCATCTTCGCCGCCGCCCTTATCGCAACCACCGCAGCCGTGCCGGCAGCCGCACAGGATGCTGGAACGCAATCGGCCAATCCCGATCCCGGCCCGCTCGTGTCCATGGAGCGGATGCAGGCGGACATGGACACAATCATCGGCTTCGGCACCCGGCATACCCTCTCGGCTCAGGACGATCCGGAGCGCGGGATCGGCGCGGCGGTCGACTGGGCCCTCGCGGAGTTTTCCCGGACCGGGCAGGCGTGCGGCGATTGCCTTGAAGTTCTGCCGGTTGGAAAGGTCGTGGAACCCGACGGACGCCGCATTCCAGAACCGACACTGGTTCGAAGCGCCGTCGCCATCCAGCGCGGGACCGAGCGACCGGACGAAGTCGTCATCGTCCAGGGCCATTACGACAGCCGCGTCACCGATCCGCTCAACGCAGTCGACGACGCGCCCGGCGCGAATGACGACGGGTCGGGAAGCGTGATGATCCTTGAGGCCGCGCGCATCCTGTCACAGCGCGAATATCCCTCGACCATTATCTACGCCCTGCTGTCGGGCGAGGAGCAGGGGCTTTATGGTGCCGGCATCCTTGCCGACTGGATCGCGGAACAGGGCATGACCGTGAAGGCGGTCCTCAACAACGACATGATCGGCAATAGCTGCGGCAGCGACGGTTTCTGCGACGAAGATAACGTGCGCGTTTTCTCGGAGGGTCCGCGTGCCGACCTGACGGACGATGTGCGCGCAAGCCAGCGCCGTTTTGGCGGGGAGAACGATTCGCCCGGACGCAACCTGTCCCGCTGGCTCGAAGGCGTTGCCGAAGCGCACCCGGACGGCATGCAGGTCCGGCAGATCTGGCGGACCGACCGCATGGGGCGCGGCGGGGATCAGATACCGTTCCTCGACCGGGGCTATCCCGCCGTGCGCGTGACGGTCGCGGTGGAGGATTACGAGCACCAGCACCAGGATCTGCGCGTCGAGGACGGGATCACTTATGGCGATACCGCAGACGAACTGGACTGGACCTATCTCACCCGTGTAGCCCAGTTGAACGTCCGCGCGCTCGACCGGCTTGCCCGGGCGCCGATGCCGCCATCGGTCCAGGCCGACGCTGCCGTGCGGACCGATACCCTCATGTCGTGGGACGCCGTGCCCGGCGCGCATCATTATCATGTGAAGGTCCGCCGGACGTTCGAACCGTCCTGGCGCGATGAGGTCCCTTCCGGAACTTTGGGGCAGGAATGGAGCGCCGATGTCATGGACACCGGAACGAGCGTCGAACTGGCCGTTCCGCTGCGCGGCGACGACTGGATCTTCGGCGTCAATGCCTGCTCTGCCGACGAAGCATGCAGCCCGGTGTCCAGCGCCGTGCCGGCAGGTGCTTTTGCGCCGATCATGGCGACCGAGGATGACAGCGAGTAA
- the rnr gene encoding ribonuclease R: MTQNKNKKRGGRPHGLPTPAQIIEFIQSSETPAGKREIAKAFGLKGQEKIALKKRLKDMAEEGLIDGRKTAYHRMGGVPKVTVLRIVKIDDTDLWAQPDNWSPENETNPPRLLVVEGKRGRGGKQKGMPALKTGDRILARTEETGDGWKAHPMKKLPARTEGLMGVIEIDKAGKAWLAPVDKKIRNSSPVSNLNGAEDGQLVFAEPAGRSHRSGVKVTEVVGDPLAPKAFSLIAIAKHGIPNVFPEETLEEAERAAGLPLHHDSREDLRDVPILAIDPADARDHDDAIWAEPDPENEGGFRAIVAIADVSYYVRPGSALDKEARKRGNSVYFPDRVVPMLPEILSADVCSLKQGEDRAAMACHLRIDAEGRVTSHRFTRAVVRLTRNIAYEDAQKAIDDDSAGEELRNLWAAWNLLADARARRDPLDLDLPERRVVLDEKGRIAEIAVRERLDAHRVVEDFMIAANVAAAKALEAKAAPTVYRVHEQPSREKIIALRDYLATQDKTLAMGQVMTPSIFNRLLKDVSDPAEKALLMEAVLRSQTQAYYGPNNAGHFGLALGSYSHFTSPIRRYADLLVHRALVDAYRLEQPKPKNGLPEQSGLAERDRDNLSQITDAISKTERRAMEAERDTVDRYVAAWLSERVGETFETRITGVQGFGFFATIVGLGGDGLVPVSTLGREYFRYDEAAQALIGETTGTRYEVGQRLELKLGEANALTGALKFEVPDGDGSPVEPRGDRPSDKRKGARKPKGKRPPGTGGKDGAKGKPKRMTGKRGRPGNIRHQGRRK, from the coding sequence ATGACACAGAACAAAAACAAGAAACGCGGAGGCCGGCCCCATGGCCTGCCGACCCCCGCACAGATTATCGAATTCATCCAGTCCAGCGAAACTCCGGCCGGCAAGCGCGAGATCGCCAAGGCGTTCGGCCTGAAAGGGCAGGAGAAAATAGCCCTCAAGAAGCGGCTGAAGGACATGGCCGAAGAAGGCCTGATCGACGGGCGCAAGACAGCGTATCACCGCATGGGCGGCGTTCCGAAGGTCACAGTCCTGCGCATTGTCAAAATCGACGATACCGATCTCTGGGCGCAGCCCGACAATTGGTCACCCGAAAACGAAACCAATCCACCGCGTCTCCTCGTTGTCGAGGGGAAGCGCGGCCGCGGCGGTAAGCAGAAAGGGATGCCAGCCCTGAAAACCGGCGACCGGATACTGGCACGCACGGAAGAAACGGGGGATGGCTGGAAAGCCCACCCGATGAAAAAGCTCCCCGCCCGGACCGAAGGGCTGATGGGTGTCATCGAGATCGACAAGGCCGGCAAGGCATGGCTTGCCCCGGTCGACAAGAAGATCCGCAACTCGTCGCCGGTATCGAACCTGAACGGGGCCGAGGACGGCCAGCTCGTCTTTGCCGAACCTGCCGGACGCAGCCACCGCTCCGGCGTCAAGGTCACCGAGGTTGTCGGCGACCCGCTGGCCCCGAAGGCTTTCAGCCTGATCGCCATAGCGAAACACGGCATTCCCAACGTATTTCCCGAAGAAACGCTGGAAGAGGCCGAACGGGCGGCCGGCCTGCCGCTTCATCATGACAGCCGCGAGGATCTGCGAGACGTGCCGATCCTGGCCATCGACCCGGCCGATGCCCGCGATCACGACGATGCCATATGGGCCGAACCCGATCCGGAGAACGAGGGCGGCTTCCGCGCCATCGTCGCGATTGCCGATGTCTCCTATTACGTGCGGCCCGGCAGCGCGCTCGACAAGGAAGCGCGCAAGCGGGGGAACTCCGTCTATTTCCCCGACCGCGTGGTACCCATGCTGCCGGAGATCCTGAGCGCCGACGTGTGTTCGCTGAAGCAGGGCGAGGACCGCGCTGCCATGGCCTGCCATCTGCGGATCGACGCAGAGGGCCGGGTCACTTCCCACCGGTTCACGCGTGCAGTTGTGCGCCTCACGCGAAACATCGCCTACGAAGATGCGCAAAAGGCCATCGACGATGACAGCGCCGGCGAAGAATTGCGGAACCTGTGGGCGGCATGGAATTTGCTCGCCGATGCCAGGGCCAGGCGCGATCCGCTGGATCTGGACCTGCCCGAACGGCGCGTGGTTCTCGACGAGAAGGGGCGGATTGCGGAAATCGCCGTGCGTGAACGGCTGGATGCCCACCGCGTGGTCGAGGATTTCATGATCGCAGCCAACGTCGCCGCCGCGAAAGCGCTGGAGGCGAAGGCTGCCCCGACCGTCTACCGCGTCCACGAACAACCAAGCCGCGAAAAGATCATCGCCCTGCGCGATTATCTCGCCACGCAGGACAAGACGCTGGCCATGGGTCAGGTCATGACCCCTTCGATCTTCAACCGGCTCCTCAAAGATGTCTCGGACCCGGCGGAAAAGGCGCTGCTGATGGAAGCGGTGCTGCGCAGCCAGACACAGGCCTATTACGGGCCGAACAATGCCGGTCATTTCGGCCTGGCGCTGGGAAGCTATTCGCACTTCACATCGCCCATCCGTCGCTATGCCGACCTGCTGGTCCATCGGGCTCTGGTCGATGCCTACCGGCTCGAGCAGCCAAAACCGAAGAACGGCCTGCCGGAACAGTCCGGGCTGGCTGAACGGGACCGCGACAACCTCTCCCAGATTACCGATGCGATCAGCAAGACGGAGCGGCGCGCGATGGAGGCCGAGCGTGACACGGTCGACCGCTATGTCGCAGCCTGGCTTTCGGAGCGCGTCGGCGAAACCTTCGAAACCCGTATCACCGGCGTGCAGGGGTTCGGTTTCTTTGCCACCATCGTCGGTCTCGGCGGGGATGGGCTGGTTCCGGTTTCCACGCTGGGACGCGAATATTTCCGCTACGACGAGGCAGCACAGGCGCTGATCGGCGAGACCACCGGCACGCGCTACGAGGTAGGGCAGAGGCTGGAACTGAAACTCGGCGAGGCTAACGCCCTGACCGGCGCGTTGAAATTCGAAGTCCCGGACGGGGACGGCAGCCCTGTCGAACCGCGCGGCGATCGTCCATCGGACAAGCGCAAGGGTGCTCGCAAGCCCAAGGGCAAACGCCCGCCCGGAACCGGTGGCAAGGACGGTGCGAAAGGCAAGCCGAAGCGGATGACCGGCAAGCGCGGCAGGCCCGGCAACATCCGCCACCAGGGCCGCAGGAAATAG
- a CDS encoding peroxiredoxin-like family protein, translated as MLTPGQKVPSLDLPLTIDARFELSKQKPDTYTMLVFYRGKHCPICKGQLEEIGGRLSDFTDRGINVFAISMDSEERAMVAHDEWDTHDLPLAYGLSEEKAREYGLFISEKRSGSEEPDMFSEPGMFLVKPDGELYFQVVQNAPFTRPPLDDLLDGIDFIQKNDYPTRGTLT; from the coding sequence ATGCTTACCCCCGGCCAGAAAGTGCCTTCCCTCGATCTGCCATTGACCATCGATGCCCGTTTCGAACTGTCGAAACAGAAGCCTGATACCTACACCATGCTTGTCTTCTATCGCGGCAAACACTGCCCGATCTGCAAGGGCCAGCTGGAGGAGATCGGCGGCCGCCTTAGCGATTTCACCGATCGCGGCATCAATGTCTTCGCAATCTCGATGGATAGCGAAGAACGCGCCATGGTCGCGCATGACGAGTGGGACACTCACGACCTGCCGCTGGCCTATGGCCTAAGCGAAGAAAAGGCCCGCGAATACGGCCTGTTCATCAGTGAGAAGCGCAGCGGTAGCGAAGAACCGGACATGTTCTCGGAACCCGGAATGTTCCTCGTCAAACCCGATGGCGAACTGTATTTCCAGGTTGTTCAGAACGCACCGTTCACGCGGCCGCCGCTCGACGATCTGCTGGACGGCATCGATTTCATCCAGAAGAACGACTACCCGACCCGCGGCACCCTGACGTAA
- a CDS encoding universal stress protein has product MRVYLTIIDETDEARKALRFAANRAAATSGAVHILALVQPQNFNAFGGVQATIEQEARDRAEAIANSAAGALMDDEGRMPTIAVKVGEGQAVIREYLDEHPEVAALVLGSADEGTPGPLVAHFSANAGKLPCPLYILPGGITKEDIDRLSK; this is encoded by the coding sequence ATGCGCGTTTACCTTACGATTATCGACGAAACGGACGAAGCACGCAAAGCGCTGAGGTTTGCAGCCAACCGCGCGGCAGCGACTAGCGGTGCCGTCCATATCCTGGCACTCGTGCAACCGCAGAACTTCAATGCCTTCGGAGGCGTGCAGGCGACGATCGAACAGGAAGCCAGGGACCGGGCCGAGGCCATCGCCAACAGTGCCGCTGGCGCGCTGATGGATGATGAAGGACGAATGCCGACCATCGCGGTCAAGGTCGGTGAAGGCCAGGCCGTGATCCGCGAATATCTCGATGAGCATCCGGAAGTCGCGGCACTGGTATTGGGCAGTGCGGACGAGGGAACACCCGGCCCCCTCGTGGCGCATTTTTCAGCCAATGCAGGCAAGCTGCCTTGTCCGCTCTACATTCTTCCCGGCGGTATCACCAAAGAGGATATCGACCGGCTTTCGAAATAG
- a CDS encoding pyruvate dehydrogenase complex dihydrolipoamide acetyltransferase, which translates to MPTPIKMPALSPTMEEGTLAKWLVKPGDSISAGDIMAEIETDKATMEFEAVDEGTIASITVEEGTEGVAVGTVIAMLAEDDEDLEEAAKAAPVSGNDASEETAIAAPAPSPAQSPEPEEPKPASPAPKAENDSGDRIVASPLAKRIAAQKGIDLAAITGSGPGGRIVKADVEDAKTGNATEEQDPNAEMAAPRTPSVTPAESEFGAPYEEEKLTNVRKVIARRLTESKQQVPHYYLTIDVNLDPLLALRKQLNASLEADGIKLSVNDLLIKALARALMRVPQCNVSFQGDTVHKYKRADVSVAVAAPSGLITPIITEADTKGLGQISTQMKELAAKARDGKLQPHQYQGGTASLSNLGMFGIKQFEAVINPPQGMILAVGAGEQRPHVVDGSLQVATVMSASGSFDHRTIDGADGAQLMEAFKQLCENPMGLVV; encoded by the coding sequence ATGCCCACGCCCATCAAGATGCCCGCCCTGTCCCCGACCATGGAGGAGGGCACACTCGCCAAGTGGCTGGTAAAGCCCGGCGACAGCATCTCTGCCGGCGACATCATGGCCGAAATCGAAACCGACAAGGCGACGATGGAGTTCGAAGCGGTGGACGAAGGCACGATCGCGTCCATCACCGTCGAGGAAGGGACCGAAGGTGTCGCTGTCGGGACAGTGATCGCGATGCTGGCCGAAGACGATGAAGACCTGGAAGAAGCGGCGAAGGCGGCTCCGGTCTCAGGCAATGACGCTTCCGAAGAGACGGCAATTGCTGCGCCGGCCCCGTCGCCAGCGCAATCGCCGGAACCAGAGGAGCCCAAGCCCGCTTCTCCTGCACCGAAAGCGGAGAATGATTCCGGCGACCGGATCGTCGCATCGCCGCTGGCGAAGCGCATTGCAGCGCAAAAGGGGATCGATCTTGCGGCCATCACCGGCTCGGGGCCGGGCGGCCGGATCGTAAAGGCCGATGTCGAGGACGCGAAGACTGGCAATGCAACTGAAGAGCAGGATCCGAATGCGGAAATGGCAGCGCCTCGCACGCCGTCTGTGACCCCGGCAGAAAGCGAATTCGGCGCGCCTTACGAGGAAGAGAAGCTCACCAATGTCCGCAAGGTCATTGCCCGCCGCCTGACCGAGAGCAAGCAGCAGGTTCCGCATTACTACCTGACCATCGACGTCAATCTTGATCCGCTTCTGGCGCTGCGCAAACAGCTCAATGCCAGCCTGGAGGCGGATGGCATCAAGCTCAGCGTAAACGACCTCCTGATCAAGGCACTGGCCCGGGCATTGATGCGCGTGCCGCAATGCAATGTCAGCTTCCAGGGCGACACGGTGCATAAATACAAGCGCGCCGACGTGTCGGTTGCCGTCGCGGCGCCGAGCGGGCTTATCACGCCGATCATCACCGAAGCCGATACCAAGGGCCTCGGCCAGATCAGCACCCAGATGAAGGAACTGGCCGCCAAGGCGCGCGACGGCAAGCTCCAGCCCCATCAATACCAGGGCGGCACGGCCAGCCTGTCCAATCTCGGCATGTTCGGGATCAAGCAGTTCGAGGCGGTCATCAACCCGCCGCAAGGCATGATCCTGGCTGTCGGCGCCGGTGAACAAAGGCCGCACGTCGTCGACGGCAGCCTGCAGGTCGCCACCGTCATGAGCGCCAGCGGCAGCTTCGATCACCGTACGATAGACGGCGCGGACGGCGCGCAACTGATGGAAGCGTTCAAGCAGCTTTGCGAGAACCCGATGGGTCTCGTCGTCTGA
- a CDS encoding hotdog domain-containing protein, translating into MQDRQPMIRVTAMPTDLNPYGGVFGGWLMAQMALGAGSLASREGQGKAVVVSATDFAFPGAMQVGDELSVYCEIAATGTTSLTINAEAIARTRNGEAETRVAGGTFKFVMLGEDDKPRPFRQASIAAESAND; encoded by the coding sequence ATGCAGGACCGGCAGCCCATGATCCGCGTCACCGCGATGCCGACCGATCTCAATCCCTATGGGGGCGTCTTCGGCGGTTGGCTGATGGCGCAGATGGCCCTGGGGGCGGGCTCACTCGCAAGCCGCGAGGGGCAGGGCAAGGCCGTGGTCGTATCGGCCACCGATTTTGCCTTCCCGGGCGCCATGCAGGTCGGGGATGAACTCTCCGTCTATTGCGAGATCGCGGCCACCGGCACGACTTCACTGACAATTAACGCCGAAGCAATCGCCCGCACCCGCAACGGCGAGGCTGAAACCCGCGTGGCGGGCGGCACATTCAAATTCGTCATGCTGGGCGAAGACGACAAACCGCGGCCGTTCCGACAGGCTTCTATCGCCGCGGAATCGGCTAACGATTAG
- the lpdA gene encoding dihydrolipoyl dehydrogenase: protein MAGTSYDVVILGSGPGGYVAAIRCAQLGLKTAIVERELLGGICLNWGCIPTKALLRSAEVFHQMQNAKDYGLSVAGKIKADLDAVVKRSRGVAKQLNQGVTHLMKKNKIAVHMGEGRLTGPTSLTVKSDKGEEQLSAKHVIVATGARARDLPFAPADGKRIWTYRTAMTPPEMPKKLLVIGSGAIGIEFASFYNDMGADVTVVEMLDRIVPVEDEDVSAFLHKSLKKQGMTILTGAGVEDLKATGEGVKAKIKNDKGEVADHEFSHAIVAIGIQPNTADIGLENLAKMERGFIEIDDFGRTKSEGLWAIGDCTPGPWLAHKASHEGVTAAESIAKELGNGEVHPHSLDRSNIPGCTYCHPQVASVGLTEAKAKEAGYKLKVGNFPFIGNGKAIALGEAEGFIKTVFDAETGELLGAHMVGAEVTELIQGYVVGKTLETTEAELMNTVFAHPTLSEMMHESVLSAYGKALHI, encoded by the coding sequence ATGGCTGGAACATCATACGACGTCGTAATTCTCGGGTCCGGCCCGGGGGGCTATGTTGCAGCGATCCGCTGCGCACAGCTGGGCCTCAAGACCGCGATCGTCGAACGTGAGCTGCTCGGGGGCATCTGCCTGAACTGGGGCTGCATCCCGACCAAGGCGCTCTTGCGCTCGGCAGAGGTCTTCCACCAGATGCAGAACGCGAAGGATTACGGCCTTTCCGTCGCAGGCAAGATCAAGGCCGACCTCGACGCAGTAGTCAAGCGAAGCCGGGGCGTTGCCAAGCAGCTGAACCAGGGCGTCACGCACCTGATGAAGAAAAACAAGATCGCCGTTCACATGGGTGAGGGCAGGCTGACCGGTCCGACCTCGCTGACCGTCAAAAGCGACAAGGGCGAAGAGCAGCTTTCGGCAAAGCATGTCATCGTTGCGACCGGAGCGCGGGCGCGCGACCTGCCTTTCGCCCCTGCCGACGGGAAACGGATCTGGACCTATCGCACGGCAATGACGCCGCCGGAAATGCCGAAAAAGCTGTTGGTCATCGGATCGGGCGCGATCGGCATCGAGTTCGCAAGCTTCTACAACGATATGGGCGCAGACGTGACGGTGGTCGAAATGCTCGACCGGATTGTCCCGGTCGAGGATGAAGACGTCTCTGCTTTCCTGCACAAATCCTTGAAAAAGCAGGGTATGACAATCTTGACCGGAGCCGGGGTGGAAGACCTAAAGGCAACGGGCGAAGGCGTCAAAGCGAAAATCAAGAACGACAAGGGCGAAGTGGCCGACCACGAGTTCAGCCATGCCATTGTCGCTATCGGCATCCAGCCAAACACAGCCGATATCGGACTGGAAAACCTTGCAAAAATGGAACGCGGCTTCATCGAGATCGACGATTTCGGCCGCACGAAATCCGAAGGTTTGTGGGCAATCGGCGATTGCACACCGGGCCCGTGGCTGGCGCACAAGGCAAGCCACGAAGGCGTCACCGCAGCGGAATCGATCGCGAAGGAACTGGGGAATGGCGAAGTCCACCCGCATTCGCTCGACCGCAGCAACATCCCCGGCTGCACCTATTGCCATCCGCAAGTCGCCAGCGTCGGCCTGACCGAAGCGAAAGCGAAGGAAGCCGGCTACAAGCTCAAGGTCGGAAATTTCCCCTTTATCGGTAACGGCAAAGCCATCGCGCTCGGTGAAGCGGAGGGCTTCATCAAGACGGTCTTCGACGCCGAGACCGGGGAACTGCTGGGTGCACACATGGTCGGTGCCGAGGTTACCGAACTGATCCAGGGCTACGTCGTCGGCAAGACCCTCGAAACGACCGAGGCCGAGCTTATGAACACGGTGTTCGCGCACCCCACGCTGAGCGAGATGATGCATGAAAGCGTCCTCTCCGCATACGGTAAGGCTTTGCATATATAG
- a CDS encoding DUF819 family protein, with protein MITDDRIILGLLAAVLAFVFVTRARPSWSRFYTFVPIILVAYLLPSLMVTFGLIDVTDSNLWPVAKDYFLPAALFLMTLSIDLKGVIGLGPKALIMFFTATIGIVIGGPIALYIVAQFDPAIVSEGSSAAWRGLATLAGSWIGGGANQTAMLEIYQFDISQYSALIAVDIIVANIWMAFLLYGAGASTRMDRWLRADSSAIDALRDKMANYTSSVERVASGNDYVLLFGTTFAAVGLCHLLAGPLGAFFAGLNGDDSVLASQFFWVVLFATTFGLAASFTRARALEGVGASKFGTVFIFLLVAVIGTKMDVTQIAETPGYMAIGVIWMLIHTILLLAVAWMIRAPFFFVAVGSKANVGGAASAPVVASAFHPALAPVGVLLAVLGYAVGTYGAILCAEMMRAVSGG; from the coding sequence ATGATTACCGACGATCGAATCATTCTTGGCCTGCTCGCCGCGGTCCTGGCCTTCGTTTTCGTGACCAGAGCCAGACCGTCGTGGAGCCGGTTTTACACATTCGTCCCGATCATCCTTGTCGCGTATCTCCTTCCGTCCCTCATGGTGACTTTCGGGCTGATCGACGTGACCGACAGCAATCTGTGGCCGGTTGCGAAGGACTATTTCCTTCCTGCGGCGCTGTTCCTGATGACACTGAGTATAGACTTGAAAGGCGTGATCGGTCTGGGGCCCAAGGCTCTGATCATGTTTTTCACCGCGACCATCGGCATTGTTATCGGTGGCCCTATAGCTCTCTATATCGTTGCCCAGTTCGACCCCGCCATCGTCAGCGAGGGTAGCAGCGCTGCCTGGCGTGGCCTCGCAACGCTTGCAGGCAGCTGGATCGGCGGCGGGGCGAACCAGACCGCAATGCTCGAAATCTACCAGTTCGATATCAGCCAGTATTCGGCCCTGATCGCGGTCGACATCATTGTCGCCAATATCTGGATGGCCTTCTTGCTCTACGGAGCAGGGGCCAGCACGCGGATGGATCGCTGGCTTCGGGCCGATAGCAGCGCGATCGATGCCTTGCGCGACAAGATGGCGAATTACACGTCTTCGGTGGAACGCGTGGCGAGCGGTAACGATTACGTTCTGCTGTTCGGCACGACATTTGCGGCCGTCGGTCTGTGCCATCTGCTTGCCGGACCGCTCGGCGCGTTCTTCGCCGGTTTGAACGGCGATGACAGCGTATTGGCGAGCCAGTTCTTCTGGGTCGTGTTGTTCGCGACGACTTTCGGCCTGGCAGCCAGTTTCACCCGCGCGCGTGCGCTGGAAGGCGTTGGTGCCAGCAAGTTCGGAACGGTTTTCATCTTCCTGCTGGTGGCCGTCATCGGGACGAAAATGGACGTCACGCAGATCGCCGAGACGCCCGGCTACATGGCGATCGGCGTGATCTGGATGCTGATCCACACCATCCTCCTGCTCGCAGTCGCATGGATGATTCGTGCCCCGTTCTTTTTCGTTGCCGTCGGCAGCAAGGCGAATGTGGGGGGAGCGGCCAGCGCGCCGGTGGTCGCAAGTGCATTCCACCCGGCTCTGGCGCCTGTCGGCGTCCTGCTGGCCGTTCTGGGCTACGCGGTGGGAACATACGGCGCGATCCTGTGCGCGGAAATGATGCGCGCCGTGTCCGGAGGCTAG